A genomic region of uncultured Pseudodesulfovibrio sp. contains the following coding sequences:
- the glnD gene encoding [protein-PII] uridylyltransferase: MNAQTHPIAASDESPKVGRWASFPGWSEVRSRTQATDERIGNLYRGKLGDQSPGVALLALGGYGRRELCPHSDIDLMFLVDKKLSESKVRDAIAEVVYPLWDDKLDISYSVRTPKQAVSDAKEDFLLLTSLLDARLLCGAEEVYRKWKTRFNKDIIIGRRKQIVEDLVAHGSLRHEQCGDDTYSLEPDIKEGQGGLRDYHTMLWAAKALAGETDLSRIRIDEMFGDRDRAELEEAVNFLLHTRWILHNLSKRKNDRLRFEYLEVLADALGFSGESPEQTIESFMLEFHHKVFCVKVQSEAFLDRAKDTLNIFRDSTRFRIDPSFEVLSGRVAFSRPESIPSNPHMIIGLFEHMARFDRPMHPSAREIIRNHLHLVEPSRTSPAAKRAFRRTVAAKGSQRALVAMLETGILEQFLPEFQRLKGRMQFDVYHTSTVDYHSIRTVQELMNLEHSQSEAFQRIKDKELLFFIALLHDIGKGFGSPHSEIGADMAFDTIQEFGFSQKQAETARLIIRNHLVLSEMATLRDITEEKTVFRFAESIGTVESLCMLYLLTLADATATGPTALGSWKEQLIRELFYKSLKMMEKGALREPGAAEEFEGRWDTIRAQAPDVLADQADARLEALPHHYVMSYDVPAILKHLEMSKKVTTPASVAVMVEPRAPNFDVTVVAKDRIGLFSKLAGVFALNHLDIRGAKVFTWHDKLAVDVFDVVPPWNEYDRWDKVISDFKLAVGGKMALAAELSGLKPPLNGTRKPKLEKKPRVVTDNSASDFFTVIEVYARDQVGLLYRIARAISELDLDIFRAFISNKGDLSADVFYVSDLQGEKIDDPDQLKAVEDAILYALKE, encoded by the coding sequence ATGAATGCGCAAACCCATCCGATAGCCGCTTCAGACGAATCTCCCAAAGTTGGGAGATGGGCGTCGTTTCCAGGCTGGAGCGAGGTACGTTCGAGAACCCAGGCAACCGACGAGCGGATCGGAAACCTGTATCGCGGCAAGCTGGGAGATCAATCCCCGGGCGTGGCCCTTCTCGCACTGGGGGGTTACGGCCGGCGCGAGTTGTGCCCTCACTCCGACATCGACCTGATGTTCCTGGTGGATAAAAAGCTTTCCGAAAGCAAAGTCAGGGACGCCATTGCAGAGGTGGTCTACCCGCTCTGGGACGATAAGCTGGACATCTCCTACAGCGTGAGAACGCCGAAACAGGCCGTCAGCGACGCCAAGGAAGATTTTCTGTTGCTGACTTCCCTGCTCGATGCCCGTCTGCTGTGCGGCGCCGAGGAAGTCTACCGGAAGTGGAAAACGCGGTTCAACAAAGACATCATCATCGGCCGCCGCAAACAGATCGTCGAGGACCTGGTCGCGCACGGTTCCCTCAGGCACGAGCAGTGCGGTGACGACACCTACAGCCTGGAACCGGACATCAAAGAGGGACAGGGGGGACTCAGAGACTATCACACCATGTTGTGGGCCGCAAAAGCCCTCGCCGGGGAAACCGACCTTTCCCGCATCCGGATCGACGAAATGTTCGGGGATCGGGATCGGGCGGAACTGGAAGAGGCGGTCAACTTCTTATTACACACCCGCTGGATTCTCCATAACCTTTCCAAGCGTAAAAACGATCGGTTGCGCTTTGAATATCTGGAAGTACTGGCCGATGCCCTGGGCTTCAGCGGGGAATCCCCCGAGCAGACCATCGAAAGCTTCATGCTCGAGTTTCACCACAAGGTGTTTTGTGTCAAAGTTCAGAGTGAAGCCTTTCTCGATCGGGCCAAGGACACGCTGAACATTTTCAGGGACAGTACCCGGTTTCGAATCGATCCGTCCTTCGAGGTCCTTTCCGGTCGCGTGGCTTTCTCCCGTCCCGAATCCATACCGTCCAACCCCCATATGATCATCGGGCTCTTCGAGCACATGGCCCGTTTCGATCGTCCCATGCACCCTTCCGCCAGGGAGATCATACGCAACCACCTGCACCTTGTTGAGCCATCGAGGACGTCTCCTGCCGCAAAGCGGGCTTTCCGTCGAACCGTGGCCGCCAAAGGTTCTCAGAGGGCTCTGGTGGCTATGCTGGAAACGGGCATACTCGAACAATTCCTGCCCGAGTTCCAGCGGCTCAAGGGGCGCATGCAGTTCGACGTGTACCACACGTCTACCGTGGATTATCACAGCATTCGTACGGTTCAGGAACTCATGAACCTGGAACACTCCCAGTCCGAGGCGTTCCAGCGCATCAAGGACAAAGAGCTTCTGTTCTTTATTGCCCTGCTGCACGATATCGGAAAGGGCTTTGGATCCCCGCATTCCGAAATCGGCGCGGACATGGCTTTCGACACGATCCAGGAGTTCGGATTTTCCCAAAAACAGGCCGAGACCGCCAGGCTCATCATCCGAAATCACCTCGTGCTCAGCGAAATGGCCACCCTGAGGGACATTACGGAGGAGAAAACGGTCTTCAGATTCGCTGAAAGCATCGGAACCGTGGAATCGTTGTGCATGCTCTATCTCCTCACCCTCGCCGACGCAACGGCCACCGGCCCCACGGCTCTGGGCTCCTGGAAAGAGCAGCTCATCCGCGAGCTGTTTTACAAGAGCCTGAAAATGATGGAAAAAGGCGCTCTCCGTGAACCGGGTGCAGCCGAGGAATTCGAGGGACGCTGGGACACGATTCGTGCTCAGGCGCCCGACGTACTGGCCGATCAAGCCGATGCACGCTTGGAAGCATTGCCTCACCATTACGTCATGTCCTACGACGTGCCCGCGATTCTCAAACATCTCGAGATGTCCAAAAAAGTCACGACACCCGCCAGCGTGGCCGTAATGGTGGAACCACGGGCTCCGAACTTCGATGTCACCGTCGTGGCCAAGGATCGCATCGGCCTGTTTTCCAAGCTCGCCGGCGTGTTCGCCCTGAACCATCTGGACATACGCGGAGCCAAGGTCTTTACCTGGCACGACAAATTAGCGGTGGACGTTTTCGATGTGGTTCCTCCATGGAACGAATACGATCGCTGGGACAAGGTAATTTCGGACTTCAAGCTCGCCGTGGGAGGAAAGATGGCTCTTGCAGCCGAACTTTCGGGCCTCAAGCCTCCTCTCAACGGAACCAGGAAGCCAAAACTGGAAAAGAAACCCAGGGTCGTCACGGACAACAGCGCCTCCGATTTTTTTACGGTCATCGAAGTGTACGCCCGGGATCAGGTTGGCCTGCTCTACCGCATCGCCAGGGCCATCAGCGAACTGGATCTCGACATCTTCCGGGCCTTCATTTCCAACAAAGGCGATTTGTCCGCCGACGTATTC